The genomic stretch AGGTATGGTGAAGGATTTTGCCCGTGATGGGATCGACAGTCCATAGTCTTTTTTGGGAAGACGGAAGGCTGAAATCAATGATGGTAAGCGGTTTGTCAGGAGAAACGTTGCCCTTTGCACTTAGCTTTAAAAAGCCATTAATGCCCATTTCCAGAGCTTTGGGAGAAATGGTCGTTTTGGCATTCATGCCATCAAGGTTATCAAGTACTTTTTGAATGAGTATTTCCGCGGCAGTATTTGCAGTAGACGTGATGGGCTGTAAAGTAATGTTACGCTGGGGTGTGTACGCAAATAGGGCTGTGCTTAGCAGTAGTGCCAGCAGAAGTCCTGTTTTTCTAAGCATATATTCTATTTATATTATTTCGGTGGAAAGCGTGTTAATTATTTGAGCATTAGTGTATTACTCCTGTGCTTTATAACGCAAAAGTAAAGTAATCATTGTAAATATGAACTGAAAGGTTGTGTTATTTTGTTAAAAAAGCTGAAAATATTTCATCCATGGTGCCTGATAGTAGTAAGATTTCTGATCTTAATCATCAAACGGGATGCAATTGAAATAATATTTGGTTAATTTTGCCGATCAAATTTGCTTCAACTTTTTGATTAAAAAGGAGTTGGGGAGTGCAGGGGCATTGGAGACGGAGAGCCCCGTAAACAAATAGGTGAAAACAATTGTTCTGAAATAGGGATAGCTTGAAATAAATTTCATTATTCTTTCAGAAAAATCCATAAATGGAAACATTAGCATGAAAGTAGCGGTTTATCGCAAGGAGCATTTTAATGCAGCGCATCGATTATACAATGCCGATTGGTCGGAAGAGAAAAACGAACAAGTATTTGGTAAATGCAATAACCCTAGCTATCATGGCCATAACTATGACCTTCATGTGAAGTTGGTAGGGCCTATCAATCCTGAAACAGGCTACGTATATGACATGAAAGTGCTGAGTGATTTGATTAAAAGTAAAGTAATAAAGAAGTTTGATCATAAAAATTTAAACCTGGATACAGATGAATTCAAAGACCTCAACCCAACTGCAGAAAACATTGCTGTGGTTATTTGGAATATTTTAAGGAAAGAAATTGAAGAAAAATACGATCTAACGGTTCGATTATATGAAACAGAAAGGAATTATGTTGAATACGACGGGCATTGATATAGACAGGTCAATAGATGAAATAGGGGATGAGCATATCGGCACTTCCCATGAGACACCCTTGCGAGAGGATGCCTTTGAGATGGATGATGAGCTTAAGATGGAGTTGATTGAGAAGCATTTCAAAGACATCATGCATGTGCTGGGGCTGGACCTGACAGATGATAGCCTAAAAGGCACCCCGAGACGTGTGGCGAAGATGTTTGTGCAAGAAGTTTTTAGTGGCTTGGACCCAAAGAATAAGCCTGAAGTAAAGCTTTTTGAAAATAAATACAAATACAGTGAGATGCTTGTAGAGAAGGATATCACTTTCTTTTCTCACTGTGAGCACCATTTTGTGCCTATTTACGGAAAAGCACACGTGGCTTATATTTCCAATGGCAATGTAATCGGACTGTCCAAGATCAACCGAATTGTTCAGTACTTCGCCAAACGCCCCCAGGTCCAGGAAAGGCTTACCGTTCAGATCGGTAACGAATTAAAGGAAATCCTTGGTACAGAAGATGTGGCAGTGGTCATTGATGCGCATCATATGTGTGTGTCTTCTCGTGGGGTAAAGGATGTAAACAGTAAGACAGTAACTTCTTTTTATAGTGGGAAGTTTGATAAGGAAAAGGCTACTCGGAAAGAATTTATGCAGTATGTGACGATGAAGTAATTCGTCTATTCGTCATATTTACAGAATAAGAGCCATTCTTAGTCCGCCCCTGATGATGCTTATAAAGCCATCAGGGGCGGATTTTTTTTACTCCTTCACTCTTAATCTTTTATTGTATATCATTTCTCCCTTGACAAAAACCTGGAAGAAATAGCGACTTTTGGGGTAGCGTGTTAGGTTTAAGGTGAATTCCCCTTCTTTAAGGTCTTGATAGATGTGTTCTTCCACCACTTCACCGGTCGGATCCTTGACCAGTTTTATGGTGACTTCTTCAGGATGATTGGACAAATAATCAAAGGTGGTGGAGTGCTGCGCCCGGGTAGGGAAGACACCGAGTGAAATTTCATTGGCATCAATTGGGGAAACGGCTTCTCCAACTTGAAAATCATAAGTAAAACCGCTACCAAAATCCGAATCAAAGCTTTTTACGATCTGCCCTTCATTGTTCAATAAGATGACTTTCCCTCTTCCTGCCTTGGTCTTGTACCAAAACTCCAGGCCATCGCCTCCATTATCGGTGAATTGCAGGCGGTAAGCTCCTTTGGGCAGATTAAGTGTGTCTTTGTAAGTGGTGTCGGAGACCAGTGACCCTGCGGATCTTTTAAATAGAACTTTGCCATTTGCATTGGAAACGGTGTAGCCATTTTCCTTTGCCGCATTATTGGTCTTAATGTGAAGGATCAGTTGTTCGCCATGTACGGCTACCTTTTCATAAGCTGATTTGGTTACATTGTCTCCTTGATATCCATCCCTCTTCCCATTTGGTTTTTTAAGTTCAACTTGATAATTCAGGCGGCCTTGCTGTGGGATTTTTCCTTCCAGGGTAACCGTGTCCGATTCACCTGGAAGTAATTTTCCTGACCAAGGAAAAGTGTTGGTTTTTAGCCCGGAGGTACCGTGTTCGATTTCAAGGGTTTTTAGCGGATTGCTTCCATTATTTTTAATCACAATAGTAGGGCCAAAGGCAGCTGGGTTTACTCTACTGTGAATGGCCTTTTTGGAAGGGATGATGATGTCTTCAATGGATACGTCATGCTTTTCCTGATAGGGCTTATACTGGATGACATAAGCCGAAATAAGTTCATTGGCGCTGGGTTTTGGTGATATATAATCTTCCATCTGAAGCTGAACGGTGTGTTCGGGTGCGTTCAGGTCAAAGTCATAAATATCCGGCTGGACTAAGTCTCCTGGGCACCAATTGGCACGATCAAAGATCCAGGTACCTGCTTGTGGGTAAAGCGGGTTGTTGCCGCATTGCTTCCAGATCTGTCTGCTGGCTACCAGTTTTCCGTCCAGGTAAAAGTCTCTGTACTTGTCGCAAAATTCCCCGCATCCATCTGGTCTGTCCATGCCATGGCCGGTTTGGATGATTCTGAACCGGCCCAATGAGGCGGCTTCTTCAGTGGTGATTGCGACGGGGTTTAGTGTTTCCTCGATGGGGTTTTCCTTGTCTCCATAGCGGTAGGAGCCTTGATAGATTTTGGTGATGCTGACAGGTTCCATGATGGGTTGGCCCTTGATTACTTCAAAATCCACGGTCACTTTCCAGCCACGGTCATCATTGGGTTCGTAGCCTGTGTGCTTGTATTCGATCTCTACGCTGTCCCTCAGCAAAAGACTAAAGTCAGTAATATCCACTTCCCATTCGAATTCCCAGTCATTGCCAAAGGTACCGCCGTAAGGTGTGAGCATCCGGGCAATTTCGTAATCCAGCATTTTGCCGTTTTTGCCTCCCGCTCTTTTGAGGGTGATATGATCCACATAATCCCAGTCGGCACAGCGCATACCATCCGGACAGCCAAATTTTATTTTCAGGATGATTTGACGAATGGTCTCGTCCTTATCAGGGAAGACCGCCCAATTGGTATAGCTGTTTTCTCCTTTTTGGGGATTGGTGACGATGGTGGTCTGGTCATGGCTGATGATATGGACCGTGTCCTTCTCGCCAGCCAAAACGTTTACTGAGATCAAAAGAATAAATAGAATGTTGTAAAAGGTGGTTTTCATTCGTTTTTCATCTATCAATTAAAAACAAGTGAAGCCTTTCGGGATGAGCGAGTGGCTTCAATGGGAATGGTTGATTATTATTCACTCTGGTGTTTAAGCCGGATCATTTCCTTGTTCCAGTCAGTATGGAGCGTAAACAATTCCTGGAGTTTGTCTGGGTGTTGCTTGGCCAGATTAGTGGTTTCAGTAGAGTCTACGGCCATATTGACCAAGTAGAGCGTATCGTCCTTACTGAATGTCAGTTCTTTTTCGGAGTCCCAGGGATTGCCCAATAGCTTCCAGTCACCTTTGCGTACAGCCCAGGAATTGCCGGTGCTTTCAGGATCTCCAGTGGCCCAGTGGAGTACGTCGTGTTGGCTGGGAGCATTTTTATCTTTGATGATCGGCATTAAACTTTTTCCATCGATTTGATCCTCGTTGGGGATCGGGGTACCGGTAAGTTCGGCCAGCGTGGGCAGCCAATCGATGCTGTTGGCCATTTGGTTACGGACCTGTTTGGTGGGGATGGATTTTGGATAGCGGATCATAGCTGGTACGCGAATGCCGCCTTCCAGCATACAGAATTTTGCGCCGTGATATGGGCCATTATTGCCCCCTCCAAAAAAGGCCCTTTCTTCTGTGCTATGACCATGGTCAGATTGGTAAACGATGATGGTGTTATCCAATTGCCCAGTGGCTTCCAGGTGGTCCAAAACCTCGCCTATCATCTCATCATAAGTGCTGATGAAGGCTGCATACTCCCTTCGCGGAGAAGGGAGGTCCTTATAATGCTCAAGCCATTTTGGGTCGCCTTGATAGGGATAATGAGGCATATTAATGGCCCAATAAACAAAAAATGGATTTTCCTTGTCTTGGGAAGTGAAGTTTTTGACTTCATCCACCATCAGGTCACCAAAGAATTGGCCAGGATAATAGACCTCTTCGTCATTTCTGTACAGGTCATGCATGTTTGGCCCTGCCCAAAAGAAAAAGTGGCTATAATTGTCGATACATCCCCTTTGATGTCCAAAGAAATAGTCAAACCCTTGTCCGTTAGGGAGTTTTTCAGGGCTGTGGCCAAGGTGCCATTTGCCTATTAGTCCGGTTTTATAGCCGTCTGCCTTGAACATTTCCGCCATGGTGATTTCCTCCGTGGGAAGGCCTGATTTATACTCGGGATCGGCATGAGGTGGTGCCACATTGCCAAAGAGCCGTGCATGGTGGTTATATTTTCCTGTGAGCAAACTGGCTCGGGAGGGAGAGCACACCGGAGCTGCAGCATAGAATTGGGTGAAGCGAGTACCTTCGTGTGCGATCCGATCAAGATTGGGCGTTTCCAGGTCTTCTGATCCATAGGCATTAGTGTCAAAGGTGCCTTGATCATCGGTAAAGATGACCAGGATGTTGGGTTTACCTTTGGTTACACTTTTTTCAGTGTGTTGGACATTGTCTTTTTGCTGGCAGGAAGACAAGGCTGTTAGTAGGCAGAGGATTGCTGAAAGTAGATAGTTAAGGTTCATTTCGTAGATGGCGTTTTTAAAATTACCAATGTCATTAATTGCTAACTAATCTATCGAAGTAAATAGGTTTGCTTTAGTTTATCGAATATTTTAGTTAATTGGCTAAAGAAAGGTTGAAATTTTATATGATATCCTCAAATATAATAAAAACTATCATGTTTTAGGGGGATGCCTGAATTGACCAAAGGGGTGCTGTTAGATGGGGCTGTTTTTTTAAGCGATTTCATTGGTTACAAGTTTCGTTATTCTGATCGATATCATTAATTTAATTTCAATTTATTTCATTTTGAATTATAAAATATTCGTTTTATTTCCTTTTTTTGTAAATAGTGCATCGTCAAAAGTGTTTGTCTTTGCATTCCAGTTTAAAAAAGAGAAATTACCAAATTCTCTAGATCCATAACAAAATATAACTTCATGAAGTCAATCATTACTACGGCCTTGTGTGTCCTGATCTGTGTGACGCAGGTACCTGCGCAAGAAAGAAAAGCCGATCCAATATTCGAAAATCCCAATGTGCAGGCAGAAAACAGGCTGCCAATGCGCGCCTCTTATTTTCCATATGAAAATGAGGCGTTGGCAAAAAAAGATGAGAAAGCTGCTTCGGAACGCTTTTTTGACCTTAACGGAACCTGGAAGTTTTTGTGGACGGACCACTATGCCAAGCTCCCTGAGGATTTTTATGCTCCGGAGTTTGACGATGCATCATGGGATGATTTTCAAGTGCCTGCCAACTGGGAATTCAATGGTTATGGCACACCGATCTATGTCAACCACCCTTTCGAATTCGCGGTGGATAATCCCAACCCGCCTTTTATCGAGAATGAAAAGAATCCAGCTGGGGTTTACAGGCGGAAGATCACCTTACCGGAGGCTTGGGGAGATGAGCAGGTGTTTATTCATCTCGGAGCGGTAAAATCAGCTTTCAGGCTTTATGTGAACGGAGAATATGTGGGGATGGGCGAGGATAGTAAATTGGAATCGGAATTTGAGCTGACCGATTACCTCAAGCAGGGCGATAATCTAATCGCAATTGAAGTGAGAAGGTGGCATGACGGGTCTTACCTGGAGGCGCAGGATTTCTGGCGGATTTCCGGCATCGAGAGAGATGTGTACCTCTATAGTCGTCCGAAAGTTCACTTTTATGACCTTTTTGTAAAAAGCCCCTTGACCAATAGTTACCGTGATGGAATGCTGAACGTCACTGTTGATCTGTGGAACTGGACGGATAAGCAGCAAGGTGAAAATAAGGTGACAGTCAAATTGTTTGATCCTGCCGGAAATGTGGTGTATGAAAAGACCCAGGCGACCATTGGGCTGAAAAGGAAGCTGGGAAAGACGGTGTTGAATTTTGCTACTGAAATACCCAGTGTCAAGGCCTGGTCGGCAGAAACTCCAACGCTTTACGAGCTGGAGCTTGTACTGGCTGATGAAGCAGGGGACACCAAGGAAGTCATCCGCCAAAATGTGGGATTCAGAACTTACGAGATCGTCGGAAATCAGTTTTTGGTCAATGGAAAAGCAGTGCTTTTCAAAGGCGTAAACCGTCATGAATCCCATCCGGAAACGCACCATGTGATCACCAGAGAGCAGATGGAAACGGACGTGCGGATCATGAAGGAACTGAATATGAATGCTGTGCGGCTTTCGCATTATCCCAATGATCCGTACTGGTATGAGCTATGTGATAAATACGGTTTTTATGTGATCGATGAGGCCAATATCGAATCCCACGGGATGTATTACAGTCCTGAGCGGTCTTTGGGCAATGCTCCTGAATGGCTACATGCCCATATGCTGAGGATCAAAAGGATGGTGTTTCGAGACAAAAACCATCCCTCTGTAGTCGCCTGGAGCATGGGTAACGAAGCGGGGAACGGCTATAACTTTTACAAAGCATATGAGTGGATCAAGGCTTATGATCCCTCGCGTCCAGTACAGTACGAGCGTTCTACGTACGAATGGAATACGGATATTATCGTGCCGCAATACCCACATCCAAAATCCATGATCCGCTATGCCGAAAGCAATCCTCCCAGACCGTACATCATGAGTGAATATGCCCACGCGATGGGGAACAGCATGGGGAATTTCAGGGAGTATTGGGAAGTGATCAAGGCGTATCCAATGCTCCAAGGCGGATACATCTGGGACTGGGTGGACCAGGGGATTTACCTGGAGAAAGACGGAAAAAAGGTTTTTGGTTATGGCGGAGACTGGGGGCCGGAGGGCACACCAAGTGATAATAACTTCCTGATCAATGGGGTAATCATGCCTGATAGAAGATGGAACCCGCATGCCTATGAAGTGAGAAGGGCGCATCAAGAAGTTTCTTTTGAATTGACAGCCAATGACCGCTTGGAGATATTCAACGAATATTTTTTCAGAGACCTTTCCAATTATTCGTTTGAAGTCATTTTGTTGAAAAATGGTGAAGAGGTAAAGCGTGCAAGCATCGGTTCATTTGCATTGGCACCCAGGCAGCATACCGTAGTGGGATTGCCTTTTGAATTGGTGCGGGATAAAAGCGCCGAGTATCGGCTACAAGTCGAAGGAAAGATCATTGAAGAAGAAGGAAGGATGGCACCAGGGACATTGCTGGCAGAAGCGGAGTTTGCATTGACCGACCCTGTGTTGATGCCGTTTGAACCGACGCAGGCAGTGGTGGAAGTGCGTGAAGATTCCGGCAAGCTGCTGATTCGTAACAAGAACTTTAGTGTTTACTTTGATACG from Echinicola soli encodes the following:
- a CDS encoding 6-pyruvoyl trahydropterin synthase family protein: MKVAVYRKEHFNAAHRLYNADWSEEKNEQVFGKCNNPSYHGHNYDLHVKLVGPINPETGYVYDMKVLSDLIKSKVIKKFDHKNLNLDTDEFKDLNPTAENIAVVIWNILRKEIEEKYDLTVRLYETERNYVEYDGH
- the folE gene encoding GTP cyclohydrolase I FolE, which encodes MKQKGIMLNTTGIDIDRSIDEIGDEHIGTSHETPLREDAFEMDDELKMELIEKHFKDIMHVLGLDLTDDSLKGTPRRVAKMFVQEVFSGLDPKNKPEVKLFENKYKYSEMLVEKDITFFSHCEHHFVPIYGKAHVAYISNGNVIGLSKINRIVQYFAKRPQVQERLTVQIGNELKEILGTEDVAVVIDAHHMCVSSRGVKDVNSKTVTSFYSGKFDKEKATRKEFMQYVTMK
- a CDS encoding peptide-N-glycosidase F-related protein; its protein translation is MKTTFYNILFILLISVNVLAGEKDTVHIISHDQTTIVTNPQKGENSYTNWAVFPDKDETIRQIILKIKFGCPDGMRCADWDYVDHITLKRAGGKNGKMLDYEIARMLTPYGGTFGNDWEFEWEVDITDFSLLLRDSVEIEYKHTGYEPNDDRGWKVTVDFEVIKGQPIMEPVSITKIYQGSYRYGDKENPIEETLNPVAITTEEAASLGRFRIIQTGHGMDRPDGCGEFCDKYRDFYLDGKLVASRQIWKQCGNNPLYPQAGTWIFDRANWCPGDLVQPDIYDFDLNAPEHTVQLQMEDYISPKPSANELISAYVIQYKPYQEKHDVSIEDIIIPSKKAIHSRVNPAAFGPTIVIKNNGSNPLKTLEIEHGTSGLKTNTFPWSGKLLPGESDTVTLEGKIPQQGRLNYQVELKKPNGKRDGYQGDNVTKSAYEKVAVHGEQLILHIKTNNAAKENGYTVSNANGKVLFKRSAGSLVSDTTYKDTLNLPKGAYRLQFTDNGGDGLEFWYKTKAGRGKVILLNNEGQIVKSFDSDFGSGFTYDFQVGEAVSPIDANEISLGVFPTRAQHSTTFDYLSNHPEEVTIKLVKDPTGEVVEEHIYQDLKEGEFTLNLTRYPKSRYFFQVFVKGEMIYNKRLRVKE
- a CDS encoding sulfatase-like hydrolase/transferase; the protein is MNLNYLLSAILCLLTALSSCQQKDNVQHTEKSVTKGKPNILVIFTDDQGTFDTNAYGSEDLETPNLDRIAHEGTRFTQFYAAAPVCSPSRASLLTGKYNHHARLFGNVAPPHADPEYKSGLPTEEITMAEMFKADGYKTGLIGKWHLGHSPEKLPNGQGFDYFFGHQRGCIDNYSHFFFWAGPNMHDLYRNDEEVYYPGQFFGDLMVDEVKNFTSQDKENPFFVYWAINMPHYPYQGDPKWLEHYKDLPSPRREYAAFISTYDEMIGEVLDHLEATGQLDNTIIVYQSDHGHSTEERAFFGGGNNGPYHGAKFCMLEGGIRVPAMIRYPKSIPTKQVRNQMANSIDWLPTLAELTGTPIPNEDQIDGKSLMPIIKDKNAPSQHDVLHWATGDPESTGNSWAVRKGDWKLLGNPWDSEKELTFSKDDTLYLVNMAVDSTETTNLAKQHPDKLQELFTLHTDWNKEMIRLKHQSE
- a CDS encoding glycoside hydrolase family 2 TIM barrel-domain containing protein, translating into MKSIITTALCVLICVTQVPAQERKADPIFENPNVQAENRLPMRASYFPYENEALAKKDEKAASERFFDLNGTWKFLWTDHYAKLPEDFYAPEFDDASWDDFQVPANWEFNGYGTPIYVNHPFEFAVDNPNPPFIENEKNPAGVYRRKITLPEAWGDEQVFIHLGAVKSAFRLYVNGEYVGMGEDSKLESEFELTDYLKQGDNLIAIEVRRWHDGSYLEAQDFWRISGIERDVYLYSRPKVHFYDLFVKSPLTNSYRDGMLNVTVDLWNWTDKQQGENKVTVKLFDPAGNVVYEKTQATIGLKRKLGKTVLNFATEIPSVKAWSAETPTLYELELVLADEAGDTKEVIRQNVGFRTYEIVGNQFLVNGKAVLFKGVNRHESHPETHHVITREQMETDVRIMKELNMNAVRLSHYPNDPYWYELCDKYGFYVIDEANIESHGMYYSPERSLGNAPEWLHAHMLRIKRMVFRDKNHPSVVAWSMGNEAGNGYNFYKAYEWIKAYDPSRPVQYERSTYEWNTDIIVPQYPHPKSMIRYAESNPPRPYIMSEYAHAMGNSMGNFREYWEVIKAYPMLQGGYIWDWVDQGIYLEKDGKKVFGYGGDWGPEGTPSDNNFLINGVIMPDRRWNPHAYEVRRAHQEVSFELTANDRLEIFNEYFFRDLSNYSFEVILLKNGEEVKRASIGSFALAPRQHTVVGLPFELVRDKSAEYRLQVEGKIIEEEGRMAPGTLLAEAEFALTDPVLMPFEPTQAVVEVREDSGKLLIRNKNFSVYFDTSTGQFHDYKVGNKALIVDGPSLSLFRPLVDNDFGGGRGRKLDYQHGNVTSLKSLEHQEAEDGTYQVAATYEVLGGDAAFTQVYSFDHNGKIKVDNDFKAIKGEHDYLLKLGTDLKLPGELDHFKWYGRGPWESYSDRKYSAQVGLYEGSVQEQYHPYVRPQESGNKTDVRWASISKSQKDGVMIYAVEDLLNVSALPYGIDQLYPGKEKQNIHSGELEPNGFTNVHVDLIQTGVAGINSWGSIALEEYRVAFKDYTYSYVIAPF